The Vespa velutina chromosome 4, iVesVel2.1, whole genome shotgun sequence genome has a window encoding:
- the LOC124948505 gene encoding probable G-protein coupled receptor 139 — protein sequence MGRGLLHYEPNFESHWFIMKPIYRNISEDMRILCKRDHIFDVHFSTLKSLRNATDSKISNSSLWVGQPTTISIIIYSIVTPIISTLGIIGNILILAVILKRCLRTSTYTYLAVLASADLVTCTLLLFSGLARGIFWCKSGWLEFDAFVHLPLGSISSNITVWATVCVTIDRLALVWSQPSCRTPKFCSQHIARRMMIVSTFFTIIINVPYCFMYKYNERGDLMTTRFFHSWLYKLLNWLQLIIFGLLPAIFLFIANSIMCFNMMKMLNQRKELLKRCNARECNQFRDQTRLTVMLVGIAFVFVVGEVPTHLASRRSAISLLYDGDLTIVHEVFLERFRIFATLFSAISSSFNFVLYSLLSPHFLSHLKQVLYRKSISREANTMRINAIVSGSQLMNVSYCNLFS from the exons ATGGGTCGAGGTCTTTTGCATTACGAACCAAATTTTGAATCCCATTGGTTTATTATGAAGCCTATTTATCGCAATATTTCAGAGGATATGCGTATACTTTGCAAAAG AGATCATATTTTCGATGTTCATTTTTCTAcgttaaaatcattaagaAATGCTACCGAcagtaaaatatcaaatagcAGTTTGTGGGTCGGTCAGCCAACAacgataagtataataatatacagcATCGTTACACCGATAATTTCTACTCTTGGAATAATTGGTAACATTCTCATTCTTGCGGTTATCTTAAAACGATGTCTGAGGACCTCCACTTATACGTATCTAGCAG TCCTAGCCAGTGCTGATCTCGTAACGTGCACTCTCCTTCTATTCTCTGGCCTGGCAAGAGGAATTTTCTGGTGCAAATCAGGTTGGCTCGAGTTCGATGCCTTCGTGCATCTTCCACTTGGCTCAATTTCATCCAATATCACCGTATGGGCTACCGTGTGCGTCACCATTGATAGACTTGCGTTGGTCTGGAG CCAGCCAAGTTGTAGAACTCCGAAGTTCTGCAGTCAGCACATCGCCCGAAGGATGATGATCGTCTCAACCTTCTTTACTATCATCATCAATGTCCCTTACTGTTTCATGTACAAGTATAACGAGCGTGGTGACTTAATGACGACGCGATTTTTTCATTCGTG GTTGTATAAACTTCTGAATTGGCTTCAGCTAATAATCTTTGGCCTTCTACCAGCCATATTCTTGTTCATTGCAAATAGTATTATGTGCTTCAACATGATGAAGATGCTCAACCAGCGGAAAGAATTGTTGAAACGATGTAACGCCAGAGAATGTAACCAGTTTAGG GATCAAACGAGATTGACCGTAATGCTGGTAGGCATCGCATTCGTTTTCGTCGTGGGCGAAGTTCCAACACACTTGGCATCACGTCGTAGcgcaatttctcttttatatgatGGCGATCTAACCATCGTCCATGAAGTTTTTCTCGAAAG ATTTCGTATCTTCGCTACCCTCTTTAGCGCTATCTCCAGCTCATTCAATTTCGTGCTCTACTCCCTCTTGAGTCCACATTTTCTCTCACATTTAAAACAAGTTCTCTATAGAAAATCTATATCACGGGAGGCTAACACAATGAGGATAAATGCGATCGTTTCAGGAAGTCAATTAATGAACGTAtcatattgtaatttattctcttaa
- the LOC124948506 gene encoding sodium channel protein Nach-like, translating into MVSLLLPLNLLRFPQTHFFVALASISRRRRKAISQCLKEKIKIYCKNTTLHGFRYLTVHQSTIIESMLWFLVCIMSIIFCIILMMRLWHNFDENPTATAISTANPIWSIYFPGVTICNNNKVYNPHAKIFGNILSKNGINYNQREKFFVSLMKLTRPDKIDVDNLTATRALEVLGFTVDRLMYELMQPCKTMLLRCAWLGQKFNCSDIFKAVKSREGYCCAFNYHFNLDRSYGYDNYDLKNSSEDSDRSDIPSEELPGIGQIQKAPGSGRDVGLTVALDVEGEHYKSSNRPFAGATVLIHDPKDYPDIDIHSISVLPGHVMGIGISGTTTKSSQDLRQLPLRKRMCLFEDEVRGNSNYSFQSCVSNCIYMRIHKYCGCLPFYYPNENSRTCFLTDIDCILNHRRIVSTYETLFENECNCLPQCSDTFYDAVSESIPIQDVGYNSEITRDLDNKNASFLYVYFRDISYMEYRKQNIMSWDSLLASFGGIFGLCLGGSVISLVELFYYITREFFYLRKGSTSAKRNFPAASELFLSSPLKGPKWKKFNSQRGMNYNERPIYVVANRMLLRQQEENYNDNKPSFEL; encoded by the exons TATATCTCGTA GAAGGAGAAAAGCGATTTCTCagtgtttaaaagaaaaaataaaaatctattgcAAGAACACAACACTGCATGGATTCCGGTACTTGACAGTTCATCAATCGACAATAATTGAGAGCATGCTTTGGTTTTta GTTTGTATAATGAGCATCATTTTTTGCATTATCCTGATGATGAGACTTTGGCATAATTTTGATGAGAATCCAACAGCTACTGCCATAAGTACAGCCAATCCTATATGGAGCATATATTTTCCCGGCGTTACGATTTGTAACAACAATAAAGTTTACAATCCTCACGCAAAAatctttggaaatatttt ATCTAAAAATGGTATAAATTACaatcaaagagagaaatttttcgtttcattgatGAAACTGACGCGTCCCGATAAAATTGACGTCGACAATTTAACAGCAACACGAGCACTTGAAGTTCTCGGATTTACAGTTGACAGGCTTATGTACGAG TTGATGCAACCCTGCAAAACGATGTTATTGAGGTGCGCTTGGCTTggacaaaaatttaattgtagtGATATTTTCAAAGCTGTTAAATCCAGAGAAGGCTATTGTTGTGcctttaattatcattttaatttggACCGATCATATGG ATACGATAATTACGACTTAAAAAATTCATCGGAGGATAGCGATCGTTCGGACATACCATCAGAGGAATTACCAGGAATTGGACAAATTCAG AAAGCTCCTGGATCAGGACGTGATGTAGGTCTAACAGTCGCATTGGACGTCGAAGGTGAACATTATAAGAGTTCTAATAGACCTTTCGCGGGTGCTACCGTATTAATTCACGATCCAAAGGATTATCCTGACATTGACATTCATTCGATCAGCGTATTGCCAGGACACGTCATGGGGATCGGTATTTCCGGTACGACAACCAAAAGCTCACAAGATTTACGACAGCTTCCTTTAAGAAAACGCATGTGTCTCTTCGAAGACGAG GTGAGGGGTAACAGTAATTACAGCTTTCAATCTTGCGTCTCAAACTGCATCTATATGCGCATACACAAATATTGCGGTTGCCTACCATTTTATTATCCGA aTGAAAACAGTAGGACTTGCTTTCTGACGGACATAGACTGCATTTTGAATCATCGAA gAATTGTCTCAACATATGAAACGTTGTTCGAAAACGAATGCAATTGCCTGCCCCAATGCTCTGATACGTTTTACGATGCCGTATCGGAGAGTATACCCATTCAAGATGTTGGATACAATTCTGAAATAAC TCGTGATTTGGATAACAAAAACGCTTCCTTCCTTTACGTTTATTTTCGCGACATCTCTTACATGGAATATCGAAAACAGAATATTATGAGCTGGGATAGCCTTCTCG CATCCTTCGGCGGTATTTTCGGACTTTGCCTCGGCGGTTCGGTCATAAGTTTggtcgaattattttattacattacacGCGAGTTTTTCTATCTTCGTAAAGGATCAACATCAGCGAAGAGAAACTTTCCGGCTGCCTCGGAACTCTTCTTGTCGAGTCCATTGAAGGGTCCCAAGTGGAAGAAATTTAATAGTCAACGTGGAATGAATTACAATGAGAGACCGATTTACGTCGTTGCAAACCGAATGCTTCTTCGTCAACAAGAGGAAAATTATAATGACA ATAAACCGAGTTTTGAATTGTAA